The Candidatus Neomarinimicrobiota bacterium genome includes the window AATTTCAGAAACGATTCGCGGTGTTTGAACATTTCCAGATTTAGATACTATTGAAGTAACGATATCGGTTGTTTCTTCTGCCATTTCAATCCAACTGACCATGACTTCTGTTTGGCTAATCCATGTTAAATCTACCCGGCCAATTGGTTTAGATAAATCGACGCGAATAGGTGCAGAAAATGAGGCGCCATCATTATGTGAAAATGCCACATTAACTGTGGGCGTTTCATTGGGTGAAGTATACCAGGCAATGGCCAAATCATTCCCATTAGCAGCCAGCATGGGGCCATTTACGGGGCAGCCGCCAATTAACCAATTGTCCTCATGAACGGGATAGGGTTCAAACCATTTACCATCCGCATAACGAATAATATTAATATCGCGGATTTCTTTTTCAGATCGGTCACGATAGGCAATGATTAAACTATTTCCCGTTTGAATAGAACTGGTGGGACAACATTCACACACCCGGTTGTCCAGCATTGCTTCTGTACCCAATTGACCATCCACCATGGTGGAATGATATAAGGCCATATCTCCCATAGAATGGGTCACAGGATCATAGGCGCCCATGTGGCGGCCATCCAGCCATACAAACCCCAGGGATGCATCCTGCTGTTGGAAAAATGATAAAAATCCATGCTCCCCTTTTGGATCAATATCGCCATGAGGAATCACCGATTCAGACCATGATTTACCCCGATCTTTGGAATGGGATATTTGAACATTATAATCGTAAGGACCATTTCCGCTTTTTTGAAGCCAATGAGACACCAATTGATCCCCGCCCACTTCATAAATAGACGGAAAGTCGGCCCAGTTCACAAAGTAAGGATCCCCGGATGTAATGGTTTGGCCTTCTGTCCATGTTCCTTTCGAAAATTCAGACCATTGTAATGCCCATTGTACCGAATCAACCTTCTCAAACCAGGACATGAGGAGTCCACCATTTTCTGTAGCAGAAACACGGGGATACCGACTGCCATTCATTGTAGACGGAAGAGAGAATTCAGGGGTTGAACACCCAAGAAGAAATAGGGATAGAAGAATGTATTTTTTCATTTTTTATCAATGTTTTCGTAGAGACGCATCGCTATACGTCTCTACATATTTATTTTATCATTGGGGACCTTCAGGCATCCCCTATGTTTAATTATTGACCTTCCGGCATTTTACAGCAGAGTTCCAAATTGGCATATGCATCGGGATCTGCCTTTTTATCATTGACACTATACCCTATAGATGTAATGGCTTTTTCTATGGCTGGGAAATCAATAAGCGATGCCTTATAGGTCACTTTTCCTGTTTTGGCTTTCAAGTCGATTTCAACTTTCTTTACGCCTTCAAGGTCAGCAACAGCTTCTTCCACGCCCATTGAACACATCATGCATTGCATGGAGTCTAATTTCAATTCAGCCGTTTTGGTATCGCTGCTGCAGCTAATTAAAAAGCTGGCGGTTAAAATACTCATTATTGTTTTCATTCTTTCCTCTTTTTCTATTTATAGAGATTAAATCTGAGTGGAGATATTAATCCCAGTTTTGCTAAACGTATTACTCATTTATCAAATTTTAAAAGTCGAATTTTCGACAATAAAAAGACCGAAAAA containing:
- a CDS encoding heavy-metal-associated domain-containing protein, producing the protein MKTIMSILTASFLISCSSDTKTAELKLDSMQCMMCSMGVEEAVADLEGVKKVEIDLKAKTGKVTYKASLIDFPAIEKAITSIGYSVNDKKADPDAYANLELCCKMPEGQ